One region of Streptomyces davaonensis JCM 4913 genomic DNA includes:
- a CDS encoding M20 family metallopeptidase gives MSVESEADLPGDAGEALLPGTLPESLRAELVAFRRDLHMHPELGNQEFRTTAAIKERLERAGLEPRVLAIGTGLVCDIGDWGDGLPALALRADIDALPIPDAKTECAYRSTVPDRAHACGHDVHTTVVLGAGLVLADLHRKGLLPRPVRLIFQPAEEVLPGGAADSIECGVLEGVGRIVAVHCDPRVDAGRIGIREGAITSACDRLEIALDGPGGHTARPHLTTDLVTAVARVVTDVPALVARRVDTRSGMAVTWGRIESGHAPNVIPQHAELSGTVRCLDLDAWRQAPDIVVAAIDEVANLHRAKSEITYVRGVPPVVNDPEITDLLRAAMTARRGPDSVEGTEQSLGGEDFSWYLEHVPGAMARLGVRTPGERTIRDLHQGDFDVDEHAITVGVELFTAAALIDL, from the coding sequence ATGTCCGTAGAGTCCGAGGCCGATCTGCCGGGGGACGCCGGGGAAGCACTGCTTCCCGGCACGCTGCCCGAGTCGCTGCGTGCCGAACTCGTCGCGTTCCGCCGCGACTTGCACATGCACCCCGAGCTCGGCAACCAGGAGTTCCGTACCACCGCCGCGATCAAGGAGCGCCTGGAGCGGGCGGGCCTTGAGCCGCGGGTGCTCGCCATCGGGACCGGGCTCGTCTGCGACATCGGCGACTGGGGCGACGGGCTGCCCGCGCTCGCCCTGCGGGCCGACATCGACGCCCTGCCCATCCCGGACGCCAAGACGGAGTGCGCCTACCGCTCGACCGTGCCGGACCGGGCCCACGCCTGCGGGCACGACGTGCACACCACCGTGGTGCTCGGCGCCGGGCTCGTCCTCGCCGACCTGCACCGCAAGGGACTGCTGCCGCGGCCGGTGCGGCTGATCTTCCAGCCCGCCGAGGAAGTGCTGCCCGGCGGCGCCGCCGACTCCATCGAGTGCGGGGTGCTGGAGGGCGTCGGCCGGATCGTCGCCGTGCACTGCGACCCCCGGGTGGACGCCGGGAGGATCGGTATCCGCGAGGGCGCCATCACCTCCGCCTGCGACCGTCTGGAGATTGCGCTGGACGGCCCCGGCGGCCACACCGCGCGCCCCCATCTGACCACCGACCTGGTCACCGCCGTCGCCCGCGTGGTGACGGACGTGCCCGCGCTGGTCGCCCGGCGCGTGGACACCCGTAGCGGAATGGCCGTGACCTGGGGCCGGATCGAGTCGGGCCACGCCCCGAACGTGATCCCGCAGCACGCCGAGCTCTCCGGCACCGTGCGCTGCCTGGACCTCGACGCCTGGCGGCAGGCCCCCGACATCGTGGTCGCCGCGATCGACGAGGTCGCCAACCTGCACCGGGCCAAGTCCGAGATCACCTACGTCCGCGGCGTCCCGCCCGTGGTCAACGACCCGGAGATCACCGACCTCCTCCGCGCCGCCATGACCGCCCGCCGCGGCCCCGACTCCGTGGAGGGCACCGAGCAGAGCCTCGGCGGCGAGGACTTCTCCTGGTACCTGGAGCACGTTCCCGGCGCCATGGCCCGCCTCGGCGTCCGCACCCCGGGCGAGCGCACGATCCGCGACCTCCACCAGGGTGACTTCGACGTGGACGAGCACGCGATCACGGTGGGCGTGGAACTGTTCACGGCGGCGGCCCTGATCGACCTGTAG
- a CDS encoding S1 family peptidase: MKRTVALRAAVAALLLATGLGTAQASAAPPTPRAEASVSPGMLDAMRRDLGLTEAQATERLRAEAAAVDTEKAARAAAGRAYGGSWFEASTGRLVVALTDRAKVDDVRELGADTRLVKHSAAALDRAKARLDSLSAPTGVAGWHVDAEANSVVVTVVRGERNAAGVRDFVDRALDQGPVTVVQTSEAPRTYAAGTVGGDPYYTGNVRCSIGFSVHGGFVTAGHCGQPGWAVRGWDGSAMGTFQGSSFPGNDYAYVSIHSGWWTVPVVLGWGTIPDRLVRGSAEAPVGTSICRSGSTTHWRCGTVLAKNETVNYSQGAVYQMTKTSVCAEGGDSGGSFISGDQAQGVTSGGWGNCSSGGETWFQPVNEILSRYGLTLHTA; this comes from the coding sequence ATGAAACGCACCGTCGCGCTGCGTGCCGCCGTTGCGGCACTGTTGCTCGCCACTGGGCTCGGCACCGCTCAGGCCAGTGCCGCTCCTCCCACTCCCCGGGCCGAGGCCTCCGTCTCGCCGGGGATGCTTGACGCCATGCGTCGCGACCTCGGGCTCACCGAGGCGCAGGCGACGGAGCGGCTGCGTGCGGAAGCCGCTGCCGTGGATACCGAGAAGGCCGCCCGGGCCGCTGCCGGGCGCGCTTACGGCGGATCGTGGTTCGAGGCGTCCACGGGCAGACTCGTCGTCGCCCTCACCGACCGGGCCAAGGTCGACGACGTGCGCGAACTCGGCGCCGACACACGGCTCGTGAAGCACAGTGCCGCTGCCCTGGACCGGGCCAAAGCGCGGCTGGACTCGCTGTCCGCGCCTACCGGGGTCGCAGGGTGGCACGTCGACGCCGAGGCCAACTCGGTCGTGGTCACGGTCGTGCGCGGCGAGCGGAACGCCGCCGGCGTACGGGACTTCGTCGACCGTGCTCTGGACCAAGGTCCCGTCACCGTCGTGCAGACCTCCGAGGCGCCGCGCACCTACGCGGCCGGCACCGTCGGCGGTGACCCGTACTACACGGGCAACGTCCGCTGCTCCATAGGCTTCTCCGTGCACGGCGGCTTCGTCACGGCCGGACACTGCGGGCAGCCCGGGTGGGCCGTACGCGGCTGGGACGGCTCGGCCATGGGGACCTTCCAGGGGTCCTCGTTCCCCGGCAACGACTACGCCTACGTCAGCATCCACAGCGGCTGGTGGACCGTACCTGTCGTGCTCGGGTGGGGGACCATCCCGGACCGGCTCGTGCGCGGGTCCGCGGAGGCGCCCGTGGGTACGTCCATATGCCGCTCCGGCTCCACCACCCACTGGCGCTGCGGCACCGTCCTCGCGAAGAACGAGACGGTCAACTACAGCCAGGGCGCGGTCTATCAGATGACCAAGACCAGCGTCTGCGCCGAGGGCGGCGACTCCGGTGGCTCCTTCATCAGCGGCGACCAGGCCCAGGGCGTCACGTCCGGTGGTTGGGGCAACTGCTCCAGCGGCGGCGAGACGTGGTTCCAGCCGGTGAACGAGATCCTCTCCCGCTACGGACTCACCCTCCATACCGCCTGA
- a CDS encoding N-acetylneuraminate synthase family protein, whose amino-acid sequence MSNSRLRAFGSSRLAGPGQPVYICGEIGINHNGELENAFKLIDVAAEAGCDAVKFQKRTPEICTPRDQWDIERDTPWGRMTYIDYRHRVEFGEDEYRQIDEYCKEKGIAWFASPWDTEAVAFLEKFDVPAHKVASASLTDDELLRALRATGRTVILSSGMSTPKQIRHAVEVLGSDNILLCHATSTYPAKAEELNLRVINTLQDEYPNVPIGYSGHETGLQTTLAAVALGATFVERHITLDRAMWGSDQAASVEPQGLTRLVRDIRTIEASLGDGVKKVYDSELGPMKKLRRVQGVVAEAEIAAAAGEPVSV is encoded by the coding sequence ATGAGCAACTCCCGTCTTCGCGCGTTCGGTTCGTCCCGCCTCGCGGGCCCCGGTCAGCCCGTCTACATCTGCGGCGAGATCGGCATCAACCACAACGGCGAGCTGGAGAACGCCTTCAAGCTGATCGACGTGGCGGCCGAGGCCGGCTGTGACGCCGTGAAGTTCCAGAAGCGCACCCCGGAGATCTGCACCCCGCGCGACCAGTGGGACATCGAGCGCGACACCCCCTGGGGCCGGATGACCTACATCGACTACCGCCACCGCGTGGAGTTCGGTGAGGACGAGTACCGCCAGATCGACGAGTACTGCAAGGAGAAGGGGATCGCCTGGTTCGCCTCCCCGTGGGACACCGAGGCCGTCGCCTTCCTGGAGAAGTTCGACGTCCCCGCCCACAAGGTGGCCTCCGCCTCCCTCACGGACGACGAGCTGCTGCGCGCCCTGCGCGCGACCGGCCGCACGGTCATCCTGTCCTCCGGCATGTCGACCCCGAAGCAGATCCGCCACGCGGTCGAGGTCCTGGGCAGCGACAACATCCTGCTCTGCCACGCCACTTCGACGTACCCGGCGAAGGCCGAGGAGCTCAACCTCCGGGTGATCAACACCCTCCAGGACGAGTACCCGAACGTCCCGATCGGCTACTCCGGCCACGAGACGGGCCTTCAGACCACGCTGGCCGCCGTTGCCCTCGGCGCCACCTTCGTCGAGCGTCACATCACCCTCGACCGCGCCATGTGGGGCTCGGACCAGGCCGCGTCCGTCGAGCCGCAGGGCCTGACGCGCCTCGTCCGCGACATCCGCACCATCGAGGCCTCCCTCGGTGACGGCGTCAAGAAGGTCTACGACTCCGAGCTCGGCCCGATGAAGAAGCTGCGCCGCGTCCAGGGCGTCGTCGCCGAGGCGGAGATCGCCGCGGCGGCGGGCGAGCCGGTGTCGGTCTGA
- a CDS encoding BMP family lipoprotein: MRRTSKLARIAVGVASIALAATACGGTSSDSDSSSETSGDLGLAIAYDIGGKGDQSFNDAAYAGLQKAQKEFGYKTADIEPTEGETDADKEQRLASLAKQGYNPVIGVGFAYGPAMEAVASKYPNTTFGIVDSVVEGDNVASLVFAEEQASYLAGVAAAKATKTNTVGFVGGVDIPLIHKFEAGYKQGVADTNPKVKVVSQYLTQTAEEGGFSSPDKGKAAAEGQIEKKADVVYQAAGLSGQGVIEAAAKAKVWAIGVDSDQYQQEALSAYKDYILTSALKDVGGAVFALAESVHDDKPLTGVQTFDLKVDGVGLAESNPKMAEIPGLTDAVAKAKEGIIAGDIKVKTE, translated from the coding sequence ATGCGTCGGACATCCAAACTGGCCCGTATCGCGGTGGGGGTCGCGTCGATCGCGCTCGCCGCCACGGCGTGCGGTGGTACGAGCAGCGACAGTGACAGCAGCAGCGAGACCTCGGGCGACCTCGGCCTCGCCATCGCGTACGACATCGGCGGAAAGGGCGACCAGTCCTTCAACGACGCCGCGTACGCCGGTCTTCAGAAGGCGCAGAAGGAGTTCGGCTACAAGACCGCCGACATCGAGCCCACCGAGGGTGAGACGGACGCCGACAAGGAGCAGCGTCTGGCCTCCCTCGCCAAGCAGGGCTACAACCCGGTGATCGGCGTCGGCTTCGCCTACGGTCCCGCGATGGAGGCCGTGGCCTCGAAGTACCCGAACACCACCTTCGGCATCGTCGACTCCGTCGTCGAGGGCGACAACGTCGCCTCCCTGGTCTTCGCCGAGGAGCAGGCGTCCTACCTGGCCGGTGTCGCCGCGGCCAAGGCCACCAAGACCAACACCGTCGGCTTCGTGGGTGGCGTGGACATCCCGCTGATCCACAAGTTCGAGGCCGGCTACAAGCAGGGCGTGGCGGACACCAACCCCAAGGTCAAGGTCGTCTCGCAGTACCTGACGCAGACCGCGGAGGAGGGTGGCTTCTCCAGCCCCGACAAGGGCAAGGCCGCCGCTGAGGGCCAGATCGAGAAGAAGGCGGACGTCGTCTACCAGGCCGCCGGTCTGTCCGGTCAGGGCGTGATCGAGGCCGCGGCGAAGGCCAAGGTCTGGGCGATCGGTGTCGACTCCGACCAGTACCAGCAGGAAGCGCTGTCGGCGTACAAGGACTACATCCTCACCTCCGCGCTCAAGGACGTCGGCGGCGCGGTGTTCGCCCTCGCCGAGTCCGTCCACGACGACAAGCCGCTGACCGGTGTCCAGACCTTCGACCTGAAGGTGGACGGCGTCGGCCTGGCGGAGAGCAACCCGAAGATGGCCGAGATCCCGGGCCTGACGGACGCCGTGGCCAAGGCCAAGGAAGGCATCATCGCCGGCGACATCAAGGTCAAGACGGAGTAA
- a CDS encoding class I SAM-dependent DNA methyltransferase encodes MTDPTTDPDFVRATRTSYDAIATPYSDRYPDSLAEQPLERALLAAFAEQVGAHSTAPVGDLGSGPGHVTARLHALGVPVFGVDVSPRMVALAREAHPHLRFHVGTMTSLDLPDETLGGITALYSTIHIPTDHLTAAFTEFHRVLVPGGHALLSFQTGDTDELMHLTERFGRDISLHYYLRTPETVEAHLREAGLQVRARVVREPVREEKRARAFLLVRRYGG; translated from the coding sequence GTGACGGACCCGACCACAGACCCGGACTTCGTACGGGCCACCAGGACGTCGTACGACGCGATAGCCACCCCCTACTCCGACCGTTACCCCGACAGCCTGGCCGAGCAGCCACTGGAACGGGCCCTGCTGGCCGCCTTCGCCGAGCAGGTCGGCGCGCACAGCACGGCACCGGTGGGCGACCTGGGCAGCGGCCCCGGCCATGTCACCGCCCGCCTGCACGCCCTCGGCGTCCCGGTCTTCGGCGTGGACGTCTCCCCGCGCATGGTGGCGCTGGCCAGGGAGGCCCACCCGCACCTGCGGTTCCACGTGGGCACGATGACGTCCCTCGACCTGCCGGACGAAACGCTGGGCGGCATCACCGCCCTGTACTCGACCATCCACATCCCGACGGACCACTTGACGGCGGCCTTCACGGAGTTCCACCGCGTACTGGTCCCCGGCGGCCACGCCCTCCTCTCCTTCCAGACCGGCGACACCGACGAACTCATGCACCTGACGGAACGGTTCGGCAGGGACATCTCCCTGCACTACTACCTGCGCACGCCGGAGACGGTGGAGGCCCACCTGCGCGAGGCGGGCCTCCAGGTCCGGGCGAGGGTGGTGCGGGAGCCGGTGCGGGAGGAGAAGAGGGCGCGGGCGTTTCTGCTGGTCAGGCGGTATGGAGGGTGA